A window of Streptomyces sp. NBC_01241 genomic DNA:
CTCCCGAGCTGTCCGTATCGGGGAACTGGGCGCTGCTGGCGCGCGCTGTGCTGGAGGAGCTCTCGTCGGTGGGTGTGCCGGTGCTGCTCGGCGTGCGGCCCGTGGAGGGGCGGGTTCCGGTGCTGCTGGGGCTGCGGTCGGAGACGGAGCGCACGGCGGTCGCGGACCGGGTCGCGGCGGCGCTGCGCGCCGGGGTGGAGCGGGCCGGTCTCGAGCGCGCCGGATCGCATCCGCCGGTTGTGGTGGTGGGCGTGGCGGGTGGCTGGGCGGCGGCCGGAGCGGGGCTGCGGCACGCGGCGGAGACGGCGACGGCCGCGCACGGTCTCAGCGACCGGCCCTGGTACGACGCCCGGCGCCTGGACATCGATCTGCTGCTGTGGCGGCTGCGGGACCATCCGGATCTGGCGGCGTTCGTGGACCGCGCGATCGGTCCGCTGCGCGATCACGACCGCACCTCGCGCCCGCCGCTGCTGCCGACGCTGGAGACCTATCTCGCCCACGCGGGCCGCAAGGCGGAGACGGCACGCGAACTGCACCTGAACCGCCAGACGCTGTACAACCGGCTGGCCCGCATAGGCGAGCTCCTCGGCACCGATCTGGACGACCCCCAGGCCGTCCTGGCCCTGAGCCTGGCCCTGCGCGCCCGCCGCCACACGTCGTAGCGGCGCAGCGGCCCCCAGGAGGGTGCTGAAGATCTCGGCCGGGCTCGCGACGCCCCGCCGAGATCTTCAGCACCCTCCCAGCAGCCCGTTCACCGCGTCCGGGCTGCCGCCAGCGGCTGCGTCAACTCGTCGTAGACACTGAGCACTTGAGCGATCGTGTCGTCCTCCGTCGGCCAACTCGCGGCCTGCGCACGGCCCGCGGTCACCAGCTCCGCACGCCGCTCCGGGTCGCCGAGCAGCCTGGCCACCGCCCGCCCGAGCGCCTCGGCGTTCCCGTACGGTACGAGCTCCGCCGCGTCCCCCACGAGGTCGGGCACCCCTCCGACCGCGGTGGCAACCAGCGGAACGCCGAACCGCAGCGCCTCCTGGGCCAGCACCGAGCGCGCCTCCCACCGGCTGGACAGCACGGCCAGATCGGCGACGGCGAGGAGTTCCGCGAGGTCGTCGCGGCTGCCGACGATCCGTACGGGCAGGTCCTCGTTCCGGATCCGGCGCTGCAGAGCGGCCCGCTCGTGCCCCTCCCCCACGATGATCAGCAGCGGTACGGGGTCGATTTCGCGCCATATCCGTGCGGCGTCGAGCAGCAGGTCGTACCCGTGGTGCGGTACGAGACTCCCGTACGACATGATCAACGGCCGTTCCACCGCTCCGAGTTCGGCCCGAATCTTGTCTGCGTGGACGAGGGCGGCGGGGGACGATACCGGGGCGGAGACCGGCGAGAGCCGGGCATCGCGCGCGCCTCGGAGCCGCGCCCGGTCGACCAGGTCCGATGTCGTACCGAGCACAACCGCCGCCGTACGGGCGGCCCTTCGCTCCATCAAGTGGAGCAGTTGGCCGCGGGCGCCTTCGGCGTGCGCGCGGGCGTGCCAGGTGACGACCAGCGGGACACGCCTGCCGCGGAGCGCGAGAGCGGCGCGCACGGCGGCGTGCAGACCATGCGCGTGGACCACGTCCGCCGTCAGGCAGGCGGTACGCAGCGCGGCGACGGCCGCGGGATCGCTGCGCCGCGGTACGGGGGTGAACCGGACGCCCGTACCGGAGAAGTCGTAGGCGTGGTCCAGTTCGGCCGGGGCGCAGACGGTGACGTGCACGCCTCTCGCCACCAGTCCCGCGGCCAGCGAGCCGACGTGGGCGCTGCTGCCCGCGCTGCCGCCGCCCAGGACTTGGACCGTACGCAGCTGTGACACGTTGAATGGCTCCCGGGGGTCCCTGTGCGGGTGATGGCACCGCCAAGGATGCCAGCCCGTACGCACGTTCCGGCACAGTCGAGCCACTGTCGCGGTGCGGACAACAGCAACCGGCCATGGCCTACCACTCGCACGGATGATGAAGCGGCGCGATGTTGTCGTGACCGTGCGTCAGGGGCTCCCCGTCAGCGGTCCGCCGTCAACTGGACGAGCCGGCTGACCCGGTCCCCGTACACCGTCGCCGCGACGAGCCCCGCCGCATGGGCGACGAGCCCGGCCCGGCCACGGCCCGCGACGATGGCGACCCCGACCGCGGCGCCCAGGGCGTGGGCCCCGGTGTCCCCGATCATGGTGCGCTCACCCAGGTCGTCGGCGACGAGGGCCGCCACAGCCCCCATCGGCGCGGCGGCGAGCGGGCCGCCCAACAGCCCCGGGGCCCCGAGGGCGAGCACGGTGGCGGCGGCCGCTGCGGGCCGTACGTCCGTCAGATTGACGAGGTGCGCGGTCGCGGCGATCACGACGCCGGCGAGGATCCGGTCGACGGGCCGGTCCTTGAGCAGCGCACCGGCGGCGAGCCCGGCGGCCCCGATCCCGAACAGCTTCACCGCGCCGCTGGTCACCTCACCGTCCCGCAGGGCCCCCAGGTGGGCGCGGAACCCGCGGCGCGGATCGTCCGCACCGACGAGGTCGTCGTACGCCCCGCAGCCGCCTGCCGCGAGTACGGCGAGCGCGGCGGCGTACTTGGTGCGGACCGGGAGGGGCAGGACGGCGGTTCCGGCTGCGGCGCCGAGGGCGACGGCCGGTCCCGCGTACAGATCGACGGTGCGGCCCGCGTGGTTGGTGCGCTGCCAGCCCCTGCGCGGCCGGGCCCGCAACGCCCGGTACACACCCCCCGCGACGGCGGCTGCGACGGCACCGGACACGGCGGCCCTGCTGAATGCTGCTCCCATACGGGCCAGGCTACGCACCGGCCCGCAGGCACCGTTCAACGGCCGCCCCCGTACGGAGACCACCGGGCGGACCCCGGCAACTCGGCACGGAAGCGCGCCGGGTGGGCTCAGCGCACCAGCCCACCCGGCGACCGGACGCGCACGCGCGCCGACCGGCCGCGCAGCCCGCTCGCCACCGTGCGGGCCGCCCCCGCTACCCGTCCGCCCGCGCCGCGGCCAGCAGTTCCTCCGCATGGGCCCGTGCGGTCTGCGAGTCCTCCTGGCCCGCGAGCATCCGGGACAGCTCCCGTACCCGGTCCTCGCCCTCCAGGACCGTGACCCCGCTGCTGGTCACCGACCCGTCGACCGTCTTCTCGACCAGCAGCTGCCGGTCGGCGAAGGCCGCCACCTGCGGCAGATGCGTCACGACGACGACCTGCGCGGACCTGGCGAGCTTCGCGAGCCGCCGCCCGACCTCGACGGCGGCCTTGCCGCCGACCCCCGCGTCGACCTCGTCGAAGAGATACGTGGGTACGGGATCGGAGCCGGCGAAGACCACCTCGACGGCGAGCATCACCCGGGACAGCTCACCGCCCGACGCGCCCTTGGCGATCGGCCGCGGCTGGGCACCGGGGTGCGGGGCCAGCAGCAGCTCGACCTCGTCGGCGCCGGACGGCCCGTAAGCCACGCTCCGCCCGTCGATCTCGATGCCGGACGCCTCGTCGGCCGCCTCGGTCTGCCGGATGTCGAAGGAGACCCGGGCGTGCGGCATGGCCAGGGAGGCCAGTTCCGCGGTCACCGCCTCGGCGAAGCGCTCCGCAGCCCCCGTACGCGCATCGGTCAACGCCTGTCCGAGGCCGGAGAGTTCGGTACGCAGCGCGTCCCGCTCCGCCGTCAGCTCGCCGATGCGGTCGTCGTCACCCTCCAGTTCGGTGAGCCGGGCGGCCCCTTCCTCGGCCCAGGCGAGCACGGCGGTGATGTCCTCGCCGTACTTGCGGGTGAGGCCGGTGAGTGCGGCGCGCCGCTCCTCCACCGCGGCGAGCCGCAGCGGATCGGCGTCCAGCTGGTCGGCGTATCCGGCCAGTTCGCCCGCCACGTCGGCGAGCAGGATCGAGATCTCGCCGATCCGGTCGGCGAGCGCGGCCAGCGCCGCATCGTGGGCGCGTACGGCGTCCAGGGACCGTCCGGCGGCCGCGACCACGGTCGTCGCGTCGATGCCCTCCGGGTCCTCCGGGTTGCCCGCGAGCGCGGTGTGCGCGAGGGACGCCGCGGAGGCGAGCGCTTCGGCGTGGCCGAGCCGCTCGGCCTCGGCTGCCAGGTCGCCGTCCTCGCCCGCCCGTGGTTCGACCGCGGCGATCTCGCCCAGCCCGAAGCGCAGCAGATCCGCTTCCTGGGCGCGTTCGCGGGCGCGCGTCGTCAGCTCGTCGAGCTCCGTGACGACGGCCCGCAGCCTGCGGTACGCCGCCGCGTACTCGGCGTGCGGCACGGCGACACCGTCGCCCGCGTACCGGTCGAGCGCCTGCCGCTGCCGCGCGGGCTTGAGCAGCCCCTGCTGGTCGGTCTGGCCGTGCACGGCGACGAGTTCGTCGGCGAGCTCGGCGAGCACCCCCACCGGCACGGATCTGCCGCCGAGATGCGCCCGGGAGCGCCCCTCCGCGGAAACGGTCCGGCTGATCAGCAGCGCGCCGTCGTCGAACTCGGCCCCGGCCTCCTCGGCCCGCCGGGCCACGGCGTCGCCGTCGGACACCGTGATCCGCCCCTCGACGACCGCGGCCTTGGCCCCGATCCGCACCAGGGCGGGATCGGCACGCCCGCCGAGCAGCAGCCCCAGGCTGGTGACGACCATGGTCTTGCCCGCGCCGGTCTCACCCGTCACCGCGGTGAAACCGGGCGACAGCTCGACCACCGCGTCGTCGATGACTCCGAGCGACCGTATCCGCATCTCCTCCAACACGGACATGACCTTACGAGGTCCGGGCCCCGATGTGCGACGGACCCCGCCCTCCAGGGGGCACTCTCCCGTGTGCACCTTCGGAATGTGCGCCGCCGCCGGAAAGATGCCCACCGGTCAGTGCGGCGCTCCCCGCCACCCCGAGACGGGCAGTGCGAACTTCGCGACCAGCCGGTCCGTGAACGAGGCGTGGTGCAGCCTTGCCAGCCGTACGGGCACCGCACCGCGCCGCACCTCGACCCGCGCGCCCGCGGGCAGCTCCACGGTCCTGCGGCCGTCGCACCACAGCACCCCGTGCGGGGTGTGCTGCTGGACCTCGACGGCGAGCACCGAGGCCGGCGAGGTCACCAGTGGCTTGGCGAACAGCGCGTGGGCGCTGATCGGCACCATCAGCAGCGCCTCGACCTCGGGCCAGACGACGGGACCGCCCGCGGAGAAGGCGTAGGCGGTCGATCCGGTCGGGGTCGCGCAGACGATCCCGTCGCAGCCGAACCCCGTCACCGGGCGGCCGTCGATCTCCAGGACGACCTCCAGCATCCGCTCGGGCGACACCTTCTGCACGGCCGCCTCGTTGAGCGCCCAGTCGGTGTGGACGATGTCGCCGTTGCTGCGCACGACGACGTCGAGCGTCATGCGTTCCTCGACCTGGTACGCCCGGGTGACGACCCGGTCGACGACCTTGTCCAGGTCGTCGCGCTCGGCCTCGGCGAGGAAGCCGACCCGGCCCAGGTTGACGCCGAGCATCGGCACCCCGGAGGCCCGGGAGAGCTCGGCACCGCGCAGCAGCGTCCCGTCCCCGCCGAGCACGACCAGCAGCTCGCAGCCGTCCACGGCCGCCGGTGTGGTGTCCGTGGCCGTCTCGACGGCCGGCGGCAGTGGCAGATCGGCCGCCTCGGTGGCCAGCACGCGGACGCCGAGGCCGCTGCGGAGCAGTCCCTGCACGACCAGCTCGGCGCTGCGGATCGCGGCCGGGCGGCCGGTGTGTGCCAAAAGGAAGACAGTTCGTGCCGCATTCGTCGTCAACGAGGCCCCTCCGCCACTGCACGGTCGACATCCGCGGGATCCAGCTCTGGTGCGCCGGCCCGCAGCCAGAGAAAGTACTCGACATTTCCCGCGGGCCCCGGCAGCGGGCTCGCCGTCACCCCCCGTACTCCGAGGCCAAGCGCCCACGCCCGGCGCGCCACCTCCCGTACCGCTTCTGCCCGCAACTCGGGGCTGCGCACCACTCCGCCGCTGCCGAGCCGCTCCTTGCCGACCTCGAACTGCGGCTTGACCATGAGGACCAGGTCCGCGTCGGGGGCGGTGCAGCGCGCCAGGGCAGGCAGGACAAGGCCCAGCGGGATGAACGACAGATCGCCGACCACCAGGTCCACCGGCTCCCCGTCGATCGCTTCGAGCGTCAACTCCCGTACGTTGGTGCGATCCTTCACGGTGACGCGCGCATCGGACTGGAGCGACCAGGCGAGCTGCCCGTAACCGACGTCGACGGCGACGACATGACCGGCGCCGGCCCGCAGCAGTACGTCGGTGAAGCCGCCGGTCGACGCCCCGGCGTCCAGCGCCCGCCGCCCCTCGATCCTCAGCCCGAGGGGCACGAAGGCGGCGAGGGCGCCGGCGAGCTTGTGCCCGCCGCGCGAGACGTACTCGGGATCGCTGTCGTCCTTGAGCACGACGACGGCGGCGCTGGTCTCGACCTGGGTGGCGGGTTTGGTCGCGGTGTTGCCGCCGACGGTCACCCGCCCTGCGGCGATCAGCTGGCTCGCATGCTCGCGTGAGCGGGCGAGATTACGTCGTACCAGCTCGGCGTCGAGGCGGTGTCGTGCCACTCCTGCCACGTTCGGTTCAGCTCCTGTTGTCGTACGAGGGCATCGGTGCGGGTACCGGTGCGGGTGCGGGCCTGGCGTCCAGCGCGGTCAGCGCGTCGCGCAGCCCACGATGTACATCCTCGTACACCTCGATGTGTCCGTCGGCCGGTAGGTGGTCCGCATCGGCGAGACGCTCCAGCCGCGCGTCGACCTCGGCGTTGCCGGTGGGGGTGCGTCCGATACCGAGGGGCGCGGATGCGGCGGGTTCGGGAGAGGGCGCGGCGGCATGGGGCGGGGCCGCGTCCGCGCCGTCGGGGGTTCTCGCTGACGGGTCCTCCGTCCCCTCCGCGGGGGCCGCTCCGGGCGCTGTTCCGGGCACCGGCATCGAGTCGCTCATGCGGGAAACGCTACAGCGAAGGGCTGCGGTACCGTCGATCACGATGGCGACCATGGCGGAGTGCCGCAGCGCACTCGACAAACTTTCCGGCAACCTCGCGGGGGCCGACGGCGACGTGCGCAGCGCGGCCGCCCTCGACCGCTCCCTGAGCTGCCACATCAGGGATCTCGACGTCACCTTCACCGGCCGGCTGGCCGATGGCCGGATCCAGGTCCTGGACACGGTCGAGGGCCCGCCCCGGGAGAAGGCGGAGATCCGGCTCGCGATGACCGGCGACGACCTGGTGGCGATGGTGAACGGCGGGCTGAACTTCGCCAAGGCGTGGGGTTCGGGCCGGGTCCGGCTGGAGGCCGGCTTCCGCGATCTGCTGAGACTCAGGTCGCTGCTGTAGCCGCGGGACGGGCCGTTTCCCGGGAGCCGCCCCGGGCGGTCGGGCCGGTCAGCCCCTGGCCGACGCCGACGCCCCGGCGGACGCCCTGCCCTGCACGGCCACCCCGCCGCTCCGCGGCTTGCGCGCGGCCGGCACCACCAACGGCGTCCCCGTCTCCGGATCGTCGATGACCTGGCAGCGCAGCCCGAAGACCCGCTCCACCAGCTCCGCGGTGACGACCTCGCCCGGCGCCCCCTGAGCAATCACCTCGCCCTCCCGCATCGCGATGAGGTGCGTGGCGTATCGCGCGGCGTGATTCAGATCGTGCAGAACGGCCACGAGGGTGCGCCCCTGTGTCTCGTGCAGCTCCGCACAGAGATCGAGGACGTCGATCTGGTGCTGGATGTCGAGGTACGTCGTCGGCTCGTCGAGCAGCAGCAGCGGCGTCTGCTGGGCGAGCGCCATGGCGATCCAGACCCGCTGCCGCTGCCCGCCGGACAATTCGTCGACATAGCGATCGGCAAGCGCGCCGACTCCGGTCGCCGTCATCGATTCCTCGACAATGCGCTCGTCGTCCGGTGACCACTGACGCAGCAGCCCCTGGTGCGGGTACCGGCCGCGCCCGACGAGGTCGGCCACCGTGATGCCGTCCGGTGCGATGGAGGACTGCGGCAGCAGCCCCAGCGTCCTGGCGACCTGCTTCGCCGGCATCCCATGGATCGTCCGCCCGTCCAGGAGCACCCGCCCGCCGGTCGGCTTCAGCATTCGCGAGAGCGCGCGCAACAGGGTCGACTTGCCACAGGCGTTGGGGCCGACGATCACCGTGAACGAGTTGTCGGGTATCTCGACCGAGAGGTTCTCCGCGATGACCCGCCGGTCGTAGCCGAGGGTCACCGAGTCCGCGGTGAGGCGCTGCATGGTCGTACTCCCGGAGTCGGCGGTGATCGGGTGCGAGGGCCATCCGGACGGCGACACACCACACAGGGGCAAAGTTAGGTTAGCCTACCCTCCCTATGAACTCGCTCGCCTCTGCGCTCGATTCGCCGGGAGCCGTCCGCCCTACAGCCCCAGCCTGGCGATCGCCTTCCCACTGTCCAGCCCGCACGAGCCGTCTTCGGCGTAGGACCACGCCGCCCCGCAGAGCGCCCGCAGCCCGTCGAGCACGTCCCCGTCCCCCTCCAGCACCAGATCGTCGCCGCGCACCGCCGCCGTCCAGCCGCCGCAGCCGAATGCATCGCCCGTACGCGTCACTTCGGGCTGCCCGGTCAGCAGCCCCCGCAGGTCGGCGTCCACATACGTCGGCCGGTGCTTCGGCTCGGCGGCCACCAACTGCGCGGCGCCCGTCACCCCGGTGAGCACCAGCAGGGAATCCACACCGCCGTTGAACGCCCCTTCGATGTCCGTGTCCAGCCGGTCCCCGACCACCAGCGGGCGTTCGGCCCCGGTCCGCAGCACCGTCTCCCGGTGCATCGGCGGCAATGGCTTCCCGGCGACCTGTGGCTCGGCCCCCGTCGCGATCCGTACGACCTCCACCGCCGCGCCGTTCCCCGGCGCGATCCCCCGGGCGCTCGGAATCGTCAGATCCGTGTTGGACGCGAACCACGGCACCCCGCGCGCGATCGCGTACGCCGCCTCGGCGAACCGCCCCCACGCCATGTCGGGCCCGCCGTACCCCTGCGCCACCGCGACCGGCTCGTCGTCCGCCGATTCCACCGGCACCAGCCCGCGCTCCCGCAACGCGACGCGCAGCCCCTCGCCACCCACCACCAGGACCCGCGCCCCGGCGGGCAGTTGATCGGCGATCAACCGGGCGACCGCCTGTGCCGAGGTGATCACATCGGCGGACTCAGCCGGAACCCCGAGTTCGGTCAGATGCTCGGCCACCGCGGCCGGGGTCCGCAGGGCATTGTTGGTCACATACGCGAGGTGCATCCCGCCGTCCCGCGCCGCTCCCAGCGAGTCGACGGCGTGGACGATCGCGTGGCCGCCCGCGTACACCACCCCGTCGAGATCGAGCAGCGCCGTGTCGTACGCCTCGTTCAACGCGATGCTGCTGCCGGCCGGCCTGGTCCTGCTCGCCTGACTCATTCTTTGCGCTCCTCATTCCATGCTTCTGTCCAGATCATCGCGCATCGCGGCCGCACACATACGATGCAGAAATGAAGACATCAGGTCCGGCCGGCCAGGGACTGCGACTCATCCCGTTCCGCGGGCTGCGATACGTCCCCGAGCGGGTCGGCAGTCTCGCAGCGGTGACCTCACCGCCGTACGACGTCGTCGTGCGCCCCGACGGGCTGCACCACCTGGAGTCGGCGGACCCGCACAACATCGTCCGGCTGATCCTGCCGCAGGCCGACACGGCCGCGGCCCGCCACAATCAGGCCGCCGAGACCCTGAACCGCTGGCTGGCCGAGGGCATACTCGCTCCTGATCCCGAGCCCGCCCTGTACGTCTACGAACAGCGCAACGAC
This region includes:
- a CDS encoding glycosyltransferase family 4 protein; this encodes MSQLRTVQVLGGGSAGSSAHVGSLAAGLVARGVHVTVCAPAELDHAYDFSGTGVRFTPVPRRSDPAAVAALRTACLTADVVHAHGLHAAVRAALALRGRRVPLVVTWHARAHAEGARGQLLHLMERRAARTAAVVLGTTSDLVDRARLRGARDARLSPVSAPVSSPAALVHADKIRAELGAVERPLIMSYGSLVPHHGYDLLLDAARIWREIDPVPLLIIVGEGHERAALQRRIRNEDLPVRIVGSRDDLAELLAVADLAVLSSRWEARSVLAQEALRFGVPLVATAVGGVPDLVGDAAELVPYGNAEALGRAVARLLGDPERRAELVTAGRAQAASWPTEDDTIAQVLSVYDELTQPLAAARTR
- the recN gene encoding DNA repair protein RecN, giving the protein MSVLEEMRIRSLGVIDDAVVELSPGFTAVTGETGAGKTMVVTSLGLLLGGRADPALVRIGAKAAVVEGRITVSDGDAVARRAEEAGAEFDDGALLISRTVSAEGRSRAHLGGRSVPVGVLAELADELVAVHGQTDQQGLLKPARQRQALDRYAGDGVAVPHAEYAAAYRRLRAVVTELDELTTRARERAQEADLLRFGLGEIAAVEPRAGEDGDLAAEAERLGHAEALASAASLAHTALAGNPEDPEGIDATTVVAAAGRSLDAVRAHDAALAALADRIGEISILLADVAGELAGYADQLDADPLRLAAVEERRAALTGLTRKYGEDITAVLAWAEEGAARLTELEGDDDRIGELTAERDALRTELSGLGQALTDARTGAAERFAEAVTAELASLAMPHARVSFDIRQTEAADEASGIEIDGRSVAYGPSGADEVELLLAPHPGAQPRPIAKGASGGELSRVMLAVEVVFAGSDPVPTYLFDEVDAGVGGKAAVEVGRRLAKLARSAQVVVVTHLPQVAAFADRQLLVEKTVDGSVTSSGVTVLEGEDRVRELSRMLAGQEDSQTARAHAEELLAAARADG
- a CDS encoding NAD kinase, whose product is MTTNAARTVFLLAHTGRPAAIRSAELVVQGLLRSGLGVRVLATEAADLPLPPAVETATDTTPAAVDGCELLVVLGGDGTLLRGAELSRASGVPMLGVNLGRVGFLAEAERDDLDKVVDRVVTRAYQVEERMTLDVVVRSNGDIVHTDWALNEAAVQKVSPERMLEVVLEIDGRPVTGFGCDGIVCATPTGSTAYAFSAGGPVVWPEVEALLMVPISAHALFAKPLVTSPASVLAVEVQQHTPHGVLWCDGRRTVELPAGARVEVRRGAVPVRLARLHHASFTDRLVAKFALPVSGWRGAPH
- a CDS encoding TlyA family RNA methyltransferase → MAGVARHRLDAELVRRNLARSREHASQLIAAGRVTVGGNTATKPATQVETSAAVVVLKDDSDPEYVSRGGHKLAGALAAFVPLGLRIEGRRALDAGASTGGFTDVLLRAGAGHVVAVDVGYGQLAWSLQSDARVTVKDRTNVRELTLEAIDGEPVDLVVGDLSFIPLGLVLPALARCTAPDADLVLMVKPQFEVGKERLGSGGVVRSPELRAEAVREVARRAWALGLGVRGVTASPLPGPAGNVEYFLWLRAGAPELDPADVDRAVAEGPR
- a CDS encoding SCP2 sterol-binding domain-containing protein, encoding MATMAECRSALDKLSGNLAGADGDVRSAAALDRSLSCHIRDLDVTFTGRLADGRIQVLDTVEGPPREKAEIRLAMTGDDLVAMVNGGLNFAKAWGSGRVRLEAGFRDLLRLRSLL
- a CDS encoding ABC transporter ATP-binding protein; this translates as MQRLTADSVTLGYDRRVIAENLSVEIPDNSFTVIVGPNACGKSTLLRALSRMLKPTGGRVLLDGRTIHGMPAKQVARTLGLLPQSSIAPDGITVADLVGRGRYPHQGLLRQWSPDDERIVEESMTATGVGALADRYVDELSGGQRQRVWIAMALAQQTPLLLLDEPTTYLDIQHQIDVLDLCAELHETQGRTLVAVLHDLNHAARYATHLIAMREGEVIAQGAPGEVVTAELVERVFGLRCQVIDDPETGTPLVVPAARKPRSGGVAVQGRASAGASASARG
- a CDS encoding HAD hydrolase-like protein, coding for MSQASRTRPAGSSIALNEAYDTALLDLDGVVYAGGHAIVHAVDSLGAARDGGMHLAYVTNNALRTPAAVAEHLTELGVPAESADVITSAQAVARLIADQLPAGARVLVVGGEGLRVALRERGLVPVESADDEPVAVAQGYGGPDMAWGRFAEAAYAIARGVPWFASNTDLTIPSARGIAPGNGAAVEVVRIATGAEPQVAGKPLPPMHRETVLRTGAERPLVVGDRLDTDIEGAFNGGVDSLLVLTGVTGAAQLVAAEPKHRPTYVDADLRGLLTGQPEVTRTGDAFGCGGWTAAVRGDDLVLEGDGDVLDGLRALCGAAWSYAEDGSCGLDSGKAIARLGL